Proteins from a single region of Primulina tabacum isolate GXHZ01 chromosome 5, ASM2559414v2, whole genome shotgun sequence:
- the LOC142547117 gene encoding uncharacterized protein LOC142547117, giving the protein MAAEYSSFLKNKIWVLRHGRSIPNAKGIIISSLENGILEEYRLCPDGIQQARLAGESFLREIKKRNIGIEHIRICYSPFSRTSHTAKVVASVLNVAFDGPQCEAMEDLRERFFGCSFELMSHDKYPEIWAMDEKDPFTRPEGGESVADVVTRLTSALTKMESAFEDCMVLVVSHGDPLQILQTIINAAVQTRRTDANDLTSRIQAISVPSILSQHRKFALNTGELRELM; this is encoded by the exons ATGGCGGCTGAGTATTCATCGTTTCTGAAGAACAAAATCTGGGTACTCAGGCATGGAAGAAGCATCCCAAACGCAAAGGGAATAATCATTTCATCTCTG GAAAATGGGATTCTTGAAGAATATCGTCTGTGTCCTGATGGGATTCAGCAGGCTCGTTTGGCTGGAGAATCCTTCCTCAGG GaaataaagaaaagaaacatTGGAATAGAACACATTCGTATATGTTACTCACCATTTTCAAGGACCAGTCATACTGCAAAAGTGGTTGCTTCTGTTCTAAATGTTGCATTTGATGGTCCACAGTGCGAG GCTATGGAGGATCTTCGGGAGCGGTTCTTTGGCTGTTCATTTGAGCTGATGTCCCATGATAAA TACCCTGAGATTTGGGCTATGGATGAGAAAGATCCCTTCACACGGCCTGAAGGAGGAGAAAGTGTTGCTGATGTTGTCACAAGGCTGACAAGTGCTTTGACTAAAATGGAATCAGCATTTGAAGA CTGCATGGTGTTAGTTGTCAGTCATGGAGATCCCTTGCAGATTCTGCAGACAATAATCAATGCAGCTGTGCAGACCAGAAGAACTGATGCAAATGACTTGACCTCAAGAATTCAGGCAATCAGTGTCCCTTCCATACTATCACAGCATCGGAAATTTGCTCTAAATACGGGAGAACTTCGTGAATTAATGTAG
- the LOC142547115 gene encoding protein DETOXIFICATION 45, chloroplastic-like isoform X2, whose translation MAVAAPFSAGASVWSRLTCWNRRRDISLHQSTGLRVHCGADNLGKHKIIDGRRFEARSLSFEKAKGFTSYPLVRHRRHLLSRFGNHRSSDCGVQSRDVDENSAIQEEDFLSNSNGGHNELNCTASSGIISTEDDSREPPISTSLSKDVKQELVMLTLPAIGGQAIEPLVQLMETAFIGNLGSVELASAGVSMSLFNIVSKLFNIPLLSVATSFVAEDISKNASRFHTSEKRVQLSSVSTALLLAVGIGIFEAIALSLGSGPLLSLMGISPVSSMRIPAQRYLLLRALGAPAFVVSLALQGIFRGFKDTKTPVICLGFGNFTAVFLFPLFIYYFRMGVYGAAISTVISQYLVAFSMIWNLNKRAVLLPPKLGELKFADYLKSGGFLIGRTLAVLLTMTLGTSMAARQGPIAMAAHQICLQVWLAVSLLTDALATSAQALIASYISRDDYRTVRDLTQFVLKIGFAVGVFLALVLGVSFGSLAEFFTKETEVLGVVKTVALFVSASQPINALAFIFDGLHYGVSDFPYAARSMMVVGAVSSAYLLSAPTIFGLRGVWSGLTLFMGLRMVVGFIR comes from the exons ATGGCGGTGGCCGCACCATTCAGTGCTGGTGCGTCGGTATGGAGTCGATTAACATGTTGGAACCGTAGAAGGGATATTTCGTTGCACCAGTCAACAGGGCTTCGAGTTCATTGTGGGGCAGACAACTTGGGGAAACATAAAATTATTGATGGTCGACGTTTTGAGGCTCGTTCTCTGTCTTTCGAAAAGGCAAAAGGGTTCACGAGTTATCCGCTCGTTCGTCATAGGAGGCACTTGTTGTCAAGGTTCGGTAACCACCGGAGTTCCGATTGTGGGGTGCAGTCTCGTGACGTAGACGAAAACTCTGCAATACAAGAAGAAGACTTTCTCTCTAATTCAAATGGAGGACACAA TGAGTTGAACTGCACTGCTTCTTCTGGGATCATTAGCACCGAGGATGACTCGAGGGAACCTCCCATCAGCACGTCTTTGTCAAAAGATGTTAAGCAAGAGCTTGTGATGCTCACTTTACCAGCAATTGGGGGACAGGCCATTGAACCTCTGGTACAATTGATGGAGACGGCATTCATAGGAAACTTGG GTTCCGTGGAGTTGGCCTCTGCTGGTGTCTCCATGTCTCTCTTTAATATAGTCTCAAAGCTTTTCAATATCCCTCTCCTCAGCGTTGCTACTTCTTTTGTGGCCGAAGATATTTCTAAGAATGCGAGCAGATTTCACACATCCG AAAAAAGGGTGCAGCTTTCTTCTGTGTCCACAGCTTTGCTTTTAGCTGTTGGCATTGGCATCTTTGAAGCTATTGCCCTGTCTCTGGGATCTGGACCGTTGCTAAGTTTGATGGGAATATCACCA GTCTCTTCTATGCGTATTCCAGCACAACGATATCTTCTTCTTAGGGCTCTTGGTGCTCCTGCATTTGTTGTCTCTTTGGCTCTTCAAGGCATTTTTCGTGGTTTCAAGGATACAAAGACCCCTGTGATTTGTTTAG GTTTCGGAAATTTTACTGCTGTGTTTCTCTTTCcattgtttatttattattttcggATGGGCGTTTATGGAGCTGCTATTTCTACCGTTATATCACA ATATCTTGTTGCTTTTTCGATGATTTGGAACCTGAATAAGAGAGCTGTCTTGTTGCCTCCAAAACTTGGAGAGCTGAAGTTTGCTGATTATCTGAAATCAG GTGGTTTTCTTATTGGGAGAACACTTGCTGTTCTGCTGACTATGACACTTGGTACATCGATGGCTGCACGCCAGGGCCCTATCGCGATGGCTGCTCATCAAATATGCTTACAAGTATGGCTTGCTGTATCGCTTCTCACAGATGCACTTGCTACTTCGGCTCAG GCCTTGATTGCTAGTTATATATCAAGAGATGATTACAGGACTGTTAGGGATCTCACACAATTTGTGTTGAAG ATAGGTTTTGCCGTAGGTGTTTTCTTAGCTCTGGTTCTGGGTGTTTCTTTTGGTTCTTTGGCCGAATTTTTTACGAAGGAAACAGAAGTACTAGGTGTTGTTAAAACTGTTGCTTTG TTTGTGAGTGCCAGCCAACCTATAAATGCTCTAGCTTTTATCTTTGATGGACTCCATTACGGTGTTTCGGATTTCCCTTACGCAGCACGTTCTATG ATGGTGGTTGGGGCTGTGTCTTCTGCGTATCTGCTAAGTGCTCCTACCATCTTCGGACTTCGGGGTGTTTGGTCAGGCTTGACTCTCTTCATGGGATTGAGGATGGTGGTTGGATTTATAAGGTGA
- the LOC142547115 gene encoding protein DETOXIFICATION 45, chloroplastic-like isoform X1: MAVAAPFSAGASVWSRLTCWNRRRDISLHQSTGLRVHCGADNLGKHKIIDGRRFEARSLSFEKAKGFTSYPLVRHRRHLLSRFGNHRSSDCGVQSRDVDENSAIQEEDFLSNSNGGHNELNCTASSGIISTEDDSREPPISTSLSKDVKQELVMLTLPAIGGQAIEPLVQLMETAFIGNLGSVELASAGVSMSLFNIVSKLFNIPLLSVATSFVAEDISKNASRFHTSEKRVQLSSVSTALLLAVGIGIFEAIALSLGSGPLLSLMGISPVSSMRIPAQRYLLLRALGAPAFVVSLALQGIFRGFKDTKTPVICLGFGNFTAVFLFPLFIYYFRMGVYGAAISTVISQYLVAFSMIWNLNKRAVLLPPKLGELKFADYLKSGGFLIGRTLAVLLTMTLGTSMAARQGPIAMAAHQICLQVWLAVSLLTDALATSAQALIASYISRDDYRTVRDLTQFVLKIGFAVGVFLALVLGVSFGSLAEFFTKETEVLGVVKTVALFVSASQPINALAFIFDGLHYGVSDFPYAARSMMVVGAVSSAYLLSAPTIFGLRGVWSGLTLFMGLRMVVGFIRLLSHRGPWWFLHVNEAKVTG; the protein is encoded by the exons ATGGCGGTGGCCGCACCATTCAGTGCTGGTGCGTCGGTATGGAGTCGATTAACATGTTGGAACCGTAGAAGGGATATTTCGTTGCACCAGTCAACAGGGCTTCGAGTTCATTGTGGGGCAGACAACTTGGGGAAACATAAAATTATTGATGGTCGACGTTTTGAGGCTCGTTCTCTGTCTTTCGAAAAGGCAAAAGGGTTCACGAGTTATCCGCTCGTTCGTCATAGGAGGCACTTGTTGTCAAGGTTCGGTAACCACCGGAGTTCCGATTGTGGGGTGCAGTCTCGTGACGTAGACGAAAACTCTGCAATACAAGAAGAAGACTTTCTCTCTAATTCAAATGGAGGACACAA TGAGTTGAACTGCACTGCTTCTTCTGGGATCATTAGCACCGAGGATGACTCGAGGGAACCTCCCATCAGCACGTCTTTGTCAAAAGATGTTAAGCAAGAGCTTGTGATGCTCACTTTACCAGCAATTGGGGGACAGGCCATTGAACCTCTGGTACAATTGATGGAGACGGCATTCATAGGAAACTTGG GTTCCGTGGAGTTGGCCTCTGCTGGTGTCTCCATGTCTCTCTTTAATATAGTCTCAAAGCTTTTCAATATCCCTCTCCTCAGCGTTGCTACTTCTTTTGTGGCCGAAGATATTTCTAAGAATGCGAGCAGATTTCACACATCCG AAAAAAGGGTGCAGCTTTCTTCTGTGTCCACAGCTTTGCTTTTAGCTGTTGGCATTGGCATCTTTGAAGCTATTGCCCTGTCTCTGGGATCTGGACCGTTGCTAAGTTTGATGGGAATATCACCA GTCTCTTCTATGCGTATTCCAGCACAACGATATCTTCTTCTTAGGGCTCTTGGTGCTCCTGCATTTGTTGTCTCTTTGGCTCTTCAAGGCATTTTTCGTGGTTTCAAGGATACAAAGACCCCTGTGATTTGTTTAG GTTTCGGAAATTTTACTGCTGTGTTTCTCTTTCcattgtttatttattattttcggATGGGCGTTTATGGAGCTGCTATTTCTACCGTTATATCACA ATATCTTGTTGCTTTTTCGATGATTTGGAACCTGAATAAGAGAGCTGTCTTGTTGCCTCCAAAACTTGGAGAGCTGAAGTTTGCTGATTATCTGAAATCAG GTGGTTTTCTTATTGGGAGAACACTTGCTGTTCTGCTGACTATGACACTTGGTACATCGATGGCTGCACGCCAGGGCCCTATCGCGATGGCTGCTCATCAAATATGCTTACAAGTATGGCTTGCTGTATCGCTTCTCACAGATGCACTTGCTACTTCGGCTCAG GCCTTGATTGCTAGTTATATATCAAGAGATGATTACAGGACTGTTAGGGATCTCACACAATTTGTGTTGAAG ATAGGTTTTGCCGTAGGTGTTTTCTTAGCTCTGGTTCTGGGTGTTTCTTTTGGTTCTTTGGCCGAATTTTTTACGAAGGAAACAGAAGTACTAGGTGTTGTTAAAACTGTTGCTTTG TTTGTGAGTGCCAGCCAACCTATAAATGCTCTAGCTTTTATCTTTGATGGACTCCATTACGGTGTTTCGGATTTCCCTTACGCAGCACGTTCTATG ATGGTGGTTGGGGCTGTGTCTTCTGCGTATCTGCTAAGTGCTCCTACCATCTTCGGACTTCGGGGTGTTTGGTCAGGCTTGACTCTCTTCATGGGATTGAGGATGGTGGTTGGATTTATAAG GTTATTGTCGCACAGGGGTCCGTGGTGGTTCCTGCACGTCAACGAGGCCAAG GTCACTGGGTGA